The nucleotide window TATCAAcgtatatgttgcaggcaaatagtgaaatcaggcattttgtcaaatgcctaggcagatagtcaaattttgacggtctacaaaatattgtgaatttatggcaaaGAGCTCatgatttttcactatttttggaaaaataactcatcaaacatACGAACTCttcttgtctcttcctcttcaattgcctctcatatttttaaatgttgaaattccaaaaattctgtattttacgacatgctaaaaatttcaagatcagtgtctcttcaggagctaaaaagtgtttaaaatactattgtgtgtgcaaatttttactgagaatttttccttgcaggagcaatgaattattttgtctgaaattaggaaaagagtcagaatttcaatctaagttagaatatttgactatttgcctgggcatttgacaaaaAGCCTGATTTtcctatttgcctgcgacatatgtaTTCTtctaattattgattttttattttgattaagTATAATAAGAGCAaataaaatatcaaagaaaacaCAATTTCCAGGCGCAACCTTGAATGTTGCTTCCCATTGACTGTTCAAAATCaagcaaagaaaacaaaaaaaagcaaaacCTTGTTGCTTCGAACAAAGGCGTCTCTTCTCTCATGCATTTCAGTTtttgctgagaaaaaaatttgatctgaagtttaTTCCTGGtatgaaaaatagaaatttaatAGAATGCAAACTAATGAATAGAATGATAATACGAGATGAAAATTTCTTCAATAAACAAGAAATAAGAATTGATTCTTTGTCTCTGGTACAAAAGGAAAGAATCATGTTTGcgctttttcagtatttttacaaacatttcatttttgcattggAGAACCATTGCACAAATTATGTAGTCTGTTTTTAAAGGGGTAAAGAAAAATCACtagatatttcaagaaatttcatgcgacattttttctatgaacaaataaaatatactAACATAGAAATAATGAGACAGCGCAATTTAGATGCGTTCCTTCCTGAGGGAAATGACAAATAAGAGAGAGAACACTTCTCAAAAGCTATGgattaaattgataaaatctCATTATGTATGATCATTGCAGTGCAAGATAATGTGGGtagttaatttttcttttttttctttttttctttttttgtgcatGAAAAGGCTTTGAGAATTGTTGATCGTTTTTGGAATATTTGTGGATTCTTGCAAGAGTAATCGCACCATCAAGTTCAAGATACAGAACACCCTAAAATTTGCCCCTGAGCATAAAGAaatcatttgaagaaaagtaagtGCCTGTACATTAAGATGCCATAAAtttaataaagtaaaataaatagataCACATCAAAACCCATTTTTATTCCTAAAACGGGGAATAGGAGACTATCAACCTAATCATGCGAATTTTAACCTCTATACAATGTATAATTACAACACTAAATGCAAGCAAAGGTTACTTGCGCAATATATTACGGCTGCAGTTCTAGAAATAGGTTTTGAACAGGTGGGAAAGGATTTAGCGAGAGTTTATCAAGGAATCCTTAGTTGTGAGAGAAACATGgtaaaaaacactgaaaattggAGCATGTAAGTAAATACAAGttgctgaaataaaaaataaaaccaacagAAAAAACGCATAAGAAACAGAGTAAACATAAATTCATTTACTGCATACATATAGTAGAAAAGTTGAGTCAAATCTTCTTCAGACACTTACATCGAATGAACTTGTTGGAATAATAACACAGCATTACTTAGTATGGGAAGTACGATGATCTCCGATATGCTCTGTAACATGAAAAGCAattaaattagaattttcagtgatactcaaactgaaaaaagttacaCAGGGGTTTCTTCATTCCTTGGTTAAATGACGGTAGATAATACGGATAGTAAATGATTCATGTTGATCTAGGTCAACCCCTGAGTACATCTTCACTTAACATTCATTATCACATTGCCTGCCAAACCAGTCGTTTTGACCGACATCGAAAGGTTCTGGAAGTATCACGCGTCATTTCGGCTAGGATGCGATTCCTCATGTTGAACGGTTTGTGAGAACAGAGGTCCTCAAAGCCGTCAATATGCTCATGGCTCATGACTCATGACCAGCACAACTTGAGCATGAGAATGAATTGCTGAGCTTAtactttttttggcttttttagAGGGAGGAGGGGGCATAAGTACCCAATATACAAAGTCCCTTAACTAATCCACGAATTTCTATTtctgcattttaaatttcttcagtGAGTTCTCATCTTCAGACTacgttcttaaattttttatgcattttcaCAGACTTTACTTTAAAACTGTTATCAATGAAAGTGAAATTGAAACCTGTAAAATTTTAGACGTTATAACTGCTCTATAATACGAACATCTGGATGTATTTCAACTTTGTTGACCccaattccttacacatgcaaaactttgatgaatttaattttgaaaaggaatttGACAAACAAGGGTTcaaattaaaactaaaataatggaaaatttgataaaccGCAGGGCTTTACCAACAAATTTTCCTCTAGTCTTAAAATTGGCATTCAATGACAATGGACGGACCAAATTGAGGAGTTTTTAATGTCTGGGTTATTTTTTCCCAAACCGAATGAGCATACATGATATTTAGATTTGAATTGACGGATTGCAAACAAAACCAAAAACGAGCTTCTCTGAATGAGTCACAACTTTCTAAGTAATATAAAAgccattttttccccttgagttgcaagattttaaaattcatgTGTATGGGGACAATCATGATGGTTAAGAGGAAATTCATTGGACTGAACGGATTCAACCACTCCGCTAgttccaggggtgcagaaaatgcccgatCACGCGCCCGGTTTATTGgaaagaccaaaaaaataagggtagaaggtaaaatttttaaggattaaaaATGCTGCACATCTTTGTATCAGTCCGCATAGGGATCTGCGATACTAGCGCATTGCAGCGGAAGTCTTGAACAACGCGATTCGCAGGGAATTTCGAACCATTCATGGAGAGGGAAGTGGTGGTCTTTGATGAATTTACCGTTTTACGATCAGGAAaagcagaggcgtggcgtgaacgatcaattgtcgatatttccccattagaagctgtggtaaagaattgattattaaggtgtttgttgcgaacaccctgttcatcgatccttttccataagctGAAAAGGCAGATCAAATGATATATCgcaagcatgccacgccactggggaaAAGACTTGAGGATTTCTCTATTTTCCATATAAATGTACGGGAGGctttccaaatttcctccaactgAATGAGAGCCGATGAAAAGTTGTGGAAAGCTTATGCAAAATGTGGAAGGACCCAGGAaattttattggattttttttcaacatctttTCACAACTTACTCTTTTTTCACATCTCCGCCACGATTTAAGTAGTTTTATGGAATTCAACCTGAAATTGTGGAAACCTTTCCacattttcaggacttttctaCATTTCCTCTAACTGGATGAAAATCAAtcgaaagaaaaggaaaaatgattGCTAATTGTTGCTATTGCCCAAAAATTGCTAATTGTTTGTAATCCTCTCAAAACTTATTCTTGTATTTGCGTGGCTCTTCCACGTTTTAACAGATTTCAGCCTGAAAtctttccataattttctcactGACTGAAAAGCATTGTTAGTAGAGGGAATAGGCTACTAATGTTAAAGGATATCGAACAATATGACATTTTCAACATATTTTCACAATGTGCGCTTCTTCGTGTCTTTTCTATTATCTCTCTCAACCTCGAAAcattttccgcacttttccacaTTTTGGGATACCATGTGTGCTCTTTGAATGAATGCAAGTAATAAGATAAAATTAACCCAAAGCAGCAATATAATGATAGGAGGATAGCATTTCGAGAGCTATATGCGCTCTTGATACAGCCATGCATCATAAATGGCAGGTTTTATTTGCTTTTGGATCAATTCAATACACTGCGCACTAAAGCTTGTAAATTCgggcagcaaaaaaaaaaaaggtgatcaCTTCTTTAATTGAGGGGAAGTTTTGTGGAAAGGCAAccagaaaaatgtggaaagccgGCGGCAGACCTCGTGAGAACATGGAAGCTTGGAAGATCCTGCACCCCTGCAAGTATTTAATTATTCACTACCAgctgaattttcaagaaaaattgacaaaaatagtATCTAGATTATGACATACCTCGCTCGCCTAACAGGTCTGTATCCACCATAGAAGCCGCCCCTTCCAAACCCTCGTCCTCGTGGCCGACCTCTACCAAAGCCACGATTATTTGTCGTACTAAGGCCTGGTCGGTTCGTCCTTTTAGGATTAACTTTGATTTGTCGTCCGCGGAACAATGACTCATCCATGGCCATTGCTGTTACTACTGACTCTTTGTCCGTGAATTCAATGTATGCGAAGCCTTTAGGGTGGCCATCAAATTTATTACATAGGATAGTGACACGGTTTATTGAACCGCAACCATGAAAATGCTGCTCTAGTTCTTCGGCTGTTGCACCATAGTCCACCTACAACATGGgtaagaaaaatgtgaattgTTAAACACTCTTTAATTTGAAAGATCACTTGAAATTGGTGACACATGcaggaaaattttctgagataAATAGCAAGGGTCAATAAAGTTCCCtgctttttacaattttgagcGAGCCAAAAAAGTGCTCCCACAAAAACTGATGGCCCTTTTTTGTGCCCTATATCGCAAACCACGAATATTTCAGTCAGGAACAACCACCAATTAAACAATAAAGACTCAGATCAACTTGGCAAGGTacaagtttcatatttttgatgCAGAAAATAATCCTATAAGACTATAGGGTCAATTCTATTGTACTATTTTCTATTCTCAGTTGATTATGGTGGAACAAAATATGTGGTGGGTATAAATGAACCTGTGTTTTTGACTAGCATGTTTTAAGATTTAGAGGGACGATTTTCTGTGCAAACATTCATGACTGAGTCTAAAAACTCAAATCAATTAGTCAATAGTTAAAGGACTTTCAGatttgaataattaaaggtaCATACGTTgccgacaaaaattgatcgattgtcaatttcttgtttttcttctaatGATAAGTTGAGAGAACTACCTGAAACAAGAGGAAGAGAGCACAGTTAAAACTTAGAATACACACTTCGGCTAGTTTTCAGTCCTGAAAGGATAtacattcaattttaattaagtaaatgtaagcagaaaattcagccTTCCCACTATAAAAACCAATTACCTAGATGGCTAAAAAACTATACCGCCTAACTGCAAACCAAAGATTTCGCAtaaagaagagaaaacttcaccacttttgtaattttaaggttggattagcaattttttcatacataacAGTGTCATTGCAGTGCTCCCACACAGAATTAGAAAAAACTAACATCATCATATTTATGTATCCATAGTTCGTCCATGTACATTATGATTTTACAAACTCATTATGGTAGACGCACAAGTAGTAAGACAGTAAAATGGAATTTTATAGCCACCGTGCgtcaaaaatcagcataaagctgaaattctcaatacagagggagaaagctcatatgagcacaatttttcctcaaagagatgcgctgtttggtgcaacactactAGTATCGACCATTCAAGACTGCAAACGCGTTTCAGGTCTAATTGGACCCATCCTTGGTGCATCAGTACTTGCCGCCAGCGACTGCTTGCCCAAGTGTCGGGCTGCTTTTCAAGACCTCTCCAAATTTagtagcagaaaattcaagaggctgcgctgcactgaggATGGGTCCAATTAGACCCGGAACGCATCTGAAGTTGCCTTTCTGAATGTTCATTACTGGTGTTGCACctaacagcgtatctctttgagggaaaattgtgctcatatgagctttttccctctgtattaagattttcagctttacgaTGATATTTAACGCAAGTTagctaaaaaatttcaacttactgTGTTATGATTTTAGATCTGCTACAAGCTTTGAAACTGAACTTACTATTCTGAGGGGGACTGCCAAGGATCTGTTTATCGACTTCTGATTGCAGCTGCTTCAATTTCTCTGCTTCCTCTTCCATTTCCTTTACTCTCGCTTTGATTGCGGCAAGTTCCTACGACAGAAAAAAACAGAATGGTGAAATACCAGGAATATTCAAGTAATCGATGTTTTGCCTTCTCTGGGCGCCATGCACCAAATGCAcctaaaaattggggggggggggggagggctgggCCATTGTGGTGCTGGCGCCTAAGTGAATCCACCCTATCCATCTTTGCAATGCAACCGCAAACGCAATAGCACTCTCAATGCACTGTATTTGGCACTGCAAAAACAGCATACTTACTGTATGCAAATAGTTGTAGTAAATGTTAGGGGAGGGGCAGAGTGCTGCAAAAGATGCCTGCTCTGTTTCATACATGCAGCTTGAAAATAGATTAGTGAGTCTTCAAGAACTCTGTAGAATTTTATTGCGATCATAGTCCTTAGGTTATTAACTTCTGACCAAATCTCAATTTAGGATTCATGGGCCTGACTTTCAAGAACTAAAAATTTGTACTCTCTCTCTAACCCACTGAGCTGAGTAAGGGTTGAACATTCTAAAATGATTTTCTGACCATTTAATGTAGaaattcagttaaaaaaaattgccagaGGCATCATTCCGGAGAACCATCGGCCCACAACACAATCTACACCACTCATGGGGCTTGATTTGCAGCAGAATTGAGGTGCTTTGTTGAACTCTCTAGAGTTACCCGGAGATGTAAACATCCTTTGTTGGACTTCGGAGGAATTTCCCGGAGACCTGCTACGTGCCGCTATGTCAGTCTCTGAACAGCTTTCCAACTCTCCTGTCTCTCGAGGTCGGAGACTACCTGTGAGTGACGTAGCAGTGAAGTTAGCCTCATTTCTCTTCATTTCACAtctttttttggtattttatcCAGGCAATATGATCGGATTTTGGGCCTGCTGTTCACTTATTGTTACGCAAGTttagaaaattgagaaatatgGAAGATTTTGTCAACTTAATGTATTCGACATCAAGTGTAAACAAATCCAGCAATCTGACGATCCTCCGGACAGTAGACTGGAGAGTTTAGCAACGTAGGTGAGGTAAAATAACTGGGGGTGTAATGATGAGGCACCccaaataaaaatcaattagttaaaaaaaactcaatgatgtccatgacttaaaaatgtgcACTTTGGCACCTAAGTCCTTTATTTCATTATCGGTCTCATTCATTTAATCGGATTTTATTGGAGACCACCttaattaaaagttttcaagatCATACGATTTCTTCTGAGCTTTAAAATATACTAGTGCCTAATCAAATTTACATACAAgattgttttcctttaataatgaaaattctttagaagtaaaaaacatttttacttttttactagATAAAGACAATGATGCACAATTTATACAACACTGTAGATGGGTTGCTTCTTTTTTGTTGAATGCAACGCAATTCCATGTGAGTTTTTCATGGAGATTTCCTCATCCAAGTGATGCAGACAAACTGATAAAACTAAGTTTAGGATCTCCAATTAATTctcttcaatggaccactagacaaggtacgaatttcagcattctgatacatattttctagacagaatttcacgtagagcacaaTTCGCACAGCaagaattactgaaaccaactcctaacgaagatattaacatttttattttacatgagTTGCAAGGAATTTGAGCTGCCCACtcccaagaaactcaaagctctacatgaATCAGATCGCGCACTACAGCGGTTttagcaagcttctcagtcgagcaatgttcatgtcccaccatgtgttgttcaaactattagcaattttctatagctgagccaaagcatcaagattgaggttgccagatttgtatactgtagactgtcatgataacgtttagcgcaatgtgaatcacgtagagcatggagttttcatgagcgggtggttctaattcacgcatcaaga belongs to Bemisia tabaci chromosome 6, PGI_BMITA_v3 and includes:
- the Pabp2 gene encoding polyadenylate-binding protein 2-B, with translation MADHEDELLGDDGSAMENGNGLLSGSLDCELEQSLIDGDQERSDDAELAAIKARVKEMEEEAEKLKQLQSEVDKQILGSPPQNSSSLNLSLEEKQEIDNRSIFVGNVDYGATAEELEQHFHGCGSINRVTILCNKFDGHPKGFAYIEFTDKESVVTAMAMDESLFRGRQIKVNPKRTNRPGLSTTNNRGFGRGRPRGRGFGRGGFYGGYRPVRRARAYRRSSYFPY